From the Maioricimonas rarisocia genome, one window contains:
- a CDS encoding PSD1 and planctomycete cytochrome C domain-containing protein, which produces MPLCRIAVCLAALILIGPFAGLLNAADRPEFSAEDIEFFEKEIRPIFVEHCQECHGAEEPEAGLRLDARATILRGGDTGPAIVPGKPDESELILAVQYDPAGYQMPPEGRLPNETIAKLVEWVRRGAPWPDEDVEVAGGSEFNLTERATHWSFQPLAVVEPPAVQNEEWCRNPIDRFILAKLEENGLTPAGDADLRTWLRRASFDVIGLPPSPEEIEQALAAPADGVHPQIVDRLLASPHHGERWGRHWLDLVRYAESRGHEFDYDVPNPWHYRDYVIRALNADVPYDRFVVEHIAGDLLTSGSHPVAGDRYPRRLNPQSGANESLLATGFWFLGEWVHSPVDIRQEEAERFDNMIDVYSKTFLGLTVACARCHDHKFDPIRQKDYYALQGFLQSSSYRQARFASLDHNRGIAEQLDKLRAEASQPLRHTIADLAEPVVHQLDKYLLAARAALEAGIETTPEANQLIIADFESDRYDGWTVTGDAFGSGPQTLETVAPYQGRINAIGRRFVNSHQKRNGGRGDAHTGRLTSPSFEISRKLIRMLVGGGAHEGKTCVNLLVDGKVVRTATGRNNNRMFPVTWEVEEFLGKTAQIEIVDEETGGWGNIGVDHIVQTNDRAPRMTPDEFTPAFRRRLVTIAREHAVNVDVLEEWVAFLNSAPESGPLAGWTRRIQNGGAEGEVAAAAIAAEVTPPTLDALLAADEHATIVDFRQTDRVLQDGTSFGTTAKPAGTTWLSDDPQQPVAAIAEVTGMHRDPVWKRLGYAPGTMRDPGRIGSWDRGGKTLRTPSFEVDSGRIFALVRGRCRTYVAVDSHILINGPLHGSLISEHDTKGEWAWVEHDVRRYASHRAHLEIYPIDDADLSIVAVVQSEQPPTLPGDLPSVDPLDDAGPLQAPQAAQQLRWAFEAALNQLLDVAPSRPAPAARSYELANWMIRHPQLFSLDTEDARTRLEQTAAPFIARRRELLEQIRPVSPTAPAMLDATGEDEYVFIRGNWRKRGDTVPRRFLEVFDGLEHPTGDELGPGSGRLQLAMQMVDPEQTPILPRVIVNRIWHHYFGRGLVPTPDDFGHLGQTPSHPELLDWLANELVASGWSLKHIHRLILLSSTYRMTSDRTPEAFGSSPETATKALEIDPQNRLLYRMNVKRLEGEAIRDAILALSGHFDPTLYGPSVPVHLTPFMEGRGRPKQSGPVDGKGRRSLYISVRRNFPNPLFQAFDFPTPHSTIGRRSVSNVPAQALALMNNPLVVEESKRWGSRLLEETPNATTADRIRRMYVAAYGRQPTKMELTAGTQFVEMQARSYDSEPDDPRVWGDYGHVIWNVKEFIFIR; this is translated from the coding sequence ATGCCCCTTTGTCGCATTGCTGTCTGCCTTGCCGCTCTGATTCTGATCGGACCGTTTGCCGGCCTGTTGAACGCGGCGGACCGACCGGAGTTTTCTGCCGAAGACATCGAGTTCTTCGAGAAAGAGATTCGGCCGATCTTCGTCGAGCACTGCCAGGAATGCCACGGGGCTGAAGAACCGGAAGCCGGGCTGCGTCTCGATGCGCGGGCGACGATTCTCAGGGGAGGCGATACCGGGCCGGCAATCGTGCCGGGCAAGCCGGACGAAAGCGAACTCATTCTCGCGGTGCAGTACGATCCGGCCGGTTACCAGATGCCGCCCGAGGGCCGCCTGCCGAACGAGACGATCGCAAAGCTCGTCGAATGGGTCCGCCGCGGTGCCCCCTGGCCGGACGAAGACGTCGAAGTTGCCGGCGGCTCGGAGTTCAATCTCACGGAGCGCGCCACGCACTGGTCGTTCCAGCCGTTGGCCGTTGTTGAGCCTCCTGCAGTTCAAAACGAAGAGTGGTGCCGGAATCCGATCGACCGCTTCATCCTCGCGAAGCTGGAAGAGAACGGCCTGACTCCCGCGGGAGATGCCGACCTGCGGACATGGCTGCGGCGCGCTTCATTCGACGTGATCGGCCTGCCTCCGTCGCCAGAGGAGATCGAACAGGCTCTCGCTGCACCGGCCGATGGCGTCCACCCGCAAATCGTCGACCGGCTGCTGGCGTCGCCGCACCACGGCGAACGGTGGGGGCGGCACTGGCTGGACCTGGTTCGCTATGCGGAGTCACGCGGACACGAGTTCGACTACGACGTCCCCAATCCATGGCACTACCGTGACTACGTCATTCGCGCTCTCAATGCGGACGTGCCGTACGACCGCTTCGTCGTCGAGCACATCGCCGGGGATCTGCTCACATCCGGCTCCCATCCCGTTGCCGGCGACCGGTACCCACGTCGACTCAATCCGCAGAGCGGTGCCAACGAGTCGCTGCTGGCCACCGGTTTCTGGTTTCTCGGGGAGTGGGTCCATTCGCCGGTCGACATCCGCCAGGAAGAAGCGGAACGGTTCGACAACATGATCGACGTCTATTCGAAGACGTTCCTCGGTCTGACCGTCGCCTGTGCCCGCTGCCACGATCATAAGTTCGATCCGATCCGGCAGAAGGACTACTACGCTCTGCAGGGCTTTCTGCAGAGTTCGTCATACCGACAGGCACGGTTTGCCTCGCTCGATCACAATCGCGGTATCGCTGAACAGCTGGACAAGCTGCGTGCCGAGGCGAGTCAGCCGCTGCGGCACACCATCGCCGACCTGGCCGAGCCGGTCGTGCATCAGCTCGACAAGTATCTGCTGGCAGCTCGAGCGGCTCTCGAGGCAGGAATCGAAACGACGCCCGAGGCAAACCAACTCATCATCGCCGACTTCGAATCCGACCGTTACGACGGCTGGACCGTCACGGGCGACGCCTTCGGAAGCGGCCCACAGACGCTGGAAACGGTTGCTCCGTATCAGGGACGGATCAACGCCATCGGTCGGAGATTCGTCAACTCTCACCAGAAGCGCAACGGCGGGCGAGGCGATGCACACACGGGCCGGCTCACGTCCCCCTCGTTCGAGATCTCACGGAAGTTGATCCGCATGCTCGTCGGCGGGGGTGCTCACGAAGGAAAGACGTGCGTCAACCTGCTCGTCGACGGCAAGGTCGTCCGAACGGCCACCGGCCGCAACAACAACAGGATGTTCCCCGTCACGTGGGAGGTGGAAGAGTTCCTCGGCAAGACCGCACAGATCGAGATTGTCGACGAAGAAACCGGCGGCTGGGGGAACATCGGCGTCGACCACATCGTGCAGACAAACGATCGGGCCCCGCGGATGACTCCGGACGAATTCACGCCGGCCTTCCGTCGACGTCTGGTGACGATCGCTCGAGAACATGCCGTCAACGTCGACGTGCTCGAAGAATGGGTCGCCTTCCTGAACTCGGCTCCCGAGTCGGGCCCGCTCGCCGGCTGGACGCGCCGTATCCAGAATGGCGGTGCTGAAGGAGAAGTCGCCGCGGCTGCAATTGCAGCGGAGGTCACGCCCCCCACTCTCGATGCCCTGCTTGCCGCCGACGAACACGCCACCATCGTCGATTTCCGTCAGACGGATCGGGTTCTACAGGACGGCACGTCATTTGGAACGACCGCGAAGCCGGCCGGAACGACCTGGCTGAGCGACGACCCACAGCAGCCGGTTGCGGCCATCGCCGAGGTCACAGGCATGCACCGCGATCCGGTCTGGAAGCGGCTCGGCTATGCACCGGGAACCATGCGGGACCCGGGACGCATCGGCAGCTGGGACCGCGGCGGAAAGACGCTCCGCACGCCGTCGTTCGAAGTCGATTCCGGTCGCATCTTCGCACTCGTTCGCGGTCGCTGCCGGACGTACGTGGCGGTCGACTCGCACATTCTCATCAACGGTCCGCTCCACGGATCACTGATTAGTGAGCATGACACGAAGGGGGAATGGGCCTGGGTCGAGCACGACGTCCGCCGGTACGCCTCGCATCGTGCCCATCTGGAGATCTATCCGATCGACGATGCGGACCTGTCGATCGTGGCGGTCGTCCAGTCGGAACAACCGCCGACACTCCCGGGCGATCTGCCGTCGGTCGATCCACTCGACGACGCCGGCCCCCTCCAGGCCCCTCAGGCAGCCCAGCAACTGCGGTGGGCCTTCGAGGCCGCTCTCAACCAGTTGCTCGATGTGGCGCCGAGCCGGCCCGCTCCTGCGGCTCGCAGTTACGAGTTGGCCAACTGGATGATCCGCCACCCGCAACTGTTCAGTCTCGACACAGAGGATGCCCGCACGCGGCTGGAGCAGACGGCGGCACCGTTCATTGCCAGACGGCGTGAGTTGCTCGAGCAGATCCGTCCCGTCTCACCGACGGCACCCGCCATGCTCGACGCGACCGGCGAAGACGAGTACGTCTTCATCCGCGGCAACTGGAGGAAACGGGGCGACACGGTTCCGCGGCGGTTCCTCGAAGTCTTCGACGGACTCGAGCACCCGACCGGTGACGAGCTGGGGCCGGGCAGCGGACGACTGCAGCTCGCAATGCAGATGGTCGATCCGGAGCAGACGCCGATCCTCCCGCGGGTGATCGTCAACCGGATCTGGCACCATTACTTCGGTCGGGGACTGGTCCCGACGCCGGACGACTTCGGTCATCTCGGCCAGACTCCCAGTCATCCCGAACTGCTCGACTGGCTGGCAAACGAACTGGTCGCCAGCGGCTGGTCACTCAAACACATTCATCGACTGATCCTGCTCTCGTCCACCTACCGCATGACGAGCGACCGCACGCCGGAAGCATTCGGCTCGTCGCCGGAGACCGCCACGAAGGCGCTGGAGATCGATCCGCAGAACCGGCTGCTGTACCGGATGAACGTCAAACGGCTGGAAGGTGAAGCCATTCGGGACGCGATCCTGGCACTCTCGGGACACTTCGACCCGACGCTCTACGGCCCGAGTGTGCCGGTTCATCTGACGCCCTTCATGGAAGGGCGTGGACGGCCGAAGCAGTCGGGTCCGGTCGACGGCAAGGGACGTCGAAGCCTGTACATCTCGGTCCGGCGGAACTTCCCGAATCCGCTTTTTCAGGCGTTCGACTTTCCCACGCCGCACTCCACGATCGGTCGCCGCAGCGTCTCGAATGTTCCCGCCCAGGCCCTGGCGCTGATGAACAACCCCCTCGTCGTCGAAGAGTCGAAGCGGTGGGGCAGCCGACTGCTCGAAGAAACGCCGAACGCGACGACCGCCGACCGAATTCGCCGGATGTACGTCGCCGCCTACGGGCGCCAGCCGACGAAGATGGAGCTGACCGCGGGAACGCAGTTCGTTGAAATGCAGGCCCGGTCGTACGACAGCGAGCCGGATGATCCCCGCGTGTGGGGTGACTACGGTCACGTCATCTGGAACGTCAAGGAATTCATCTTCATCCGCTGA
- a CDS encoding trypsin-like peptidase domain-containing protein produces the protein MLKCVVHASCYALFLLGLCGPFAVASDSTAPTDTSSRITPIVRAVRRAVRSTVNIHSEKRAKASDVIFSTGRDRKVNGMGTGVVIDERGYIVTNHHVVAEVDSLRVTLFDGTSYTARVISFDSRRDLAIIKIEPQQKLDVMPCGTSSDLMLGEDVLAIGNAFGYEHTVTRGIVSALSRDVEVNEEQAYENLIQIDAAINPGNSGGPLLNRMGDMIGINVAIRAGAQKIGFAIPVDDARQIIARLINVERLEQRYHGVIAKDFKQGPERRLVVQATQSSSPAASAGLQPGDVIVRAGSVEVVDSADLERALLGRKLGELIDLVIRRGEEEQTVKLQLSALQPNRMNPGRHMIAGSTTPPRVTSANMSSDESSWQILGVRLGPLEDAEQKLAGHPYHGGMVVTDVRRDSPAYRNGIQEGDILVGLHVWETVNDENVRYVINHPQLFTFSPLKFYILRQGETLYGHFQIASNRN, from the coding sequence ATGTTGAAATGTGTGGTGCACGCGAGCTGCTATGCCCTGTTCCTGCTCGGCCTGTGTGGTCCCTTTGCTGTCGCCAGCGACAGCACCGCCCCCACAGACACGAGCAGCAGGATAACGCCAATTGTTCGGGCCGTCCGTCGGGCCGTACGATCGACCGTCAACATCCACAGTGAGAAGCGGGCCAAGGCGTCCGATGTGATCTTCTCCACTGGCCGTGACCGCAAGGTCAACGGGATGGGCACGGGGGTCGTCATCGATGAGCGCGGCTACATCGTGACGAATCATCACGTCGTTGCCGAAGTCGATTCGCTTCGGGTCACGCTGTTTGATGGAACCTCGTACACCGCACGGGTCATCTCCTTCGACAGCCGCCGCGACCTGGCGATCATCAAGATCGAGCCCCAGCAGAAGCTCGACGTGATGCCCTGCGGAACGTCGTCGGACCTGATGCTCGGCGAAGACGTGCTGGCGATCGGAAACGCGTTCGGATACGAGCACACGGTCACTCGCGGCATCGTCAGTGCCCTCTCCCGCGACGTCGAAGTCAACGAAGAGCAGGCCTACGAGAACCTGATCCAGATCGACGCCGCCATCAATCCCGGCAACAGTGGCGGTCCGCTTCTGAACCGCATGGGAGACATGATCGGCATCAATGTGGCGATCCGGGCTGGTGCCCAGAAGATCGGTTTCGCCATTCCCGTCGACGATGCCCGTCAGATCATTGCCCGGCTGATCAACGTCGAACGTCTCGAACAGCGTTACCACGGCGTGATCGCGAAGGACTTCAAGCAGGGTCCGGAGCGTCGGCTCGTCGTGCAGGCGACTCAGAGCAGCTCACCTGCTGCCTCGGCAGGACTGCAGCCCGGCGACGTCATCGTGCGGGCCGGCTCCGTCGAAGTGGTCGATTCCGCCGACCTCGAGCGAGCCCTGCTGGGTCGCAAGCTCGGCGAACTCATCGACCTGGTCATTCGTCGCGGCGAAGAAGAACAGACGGTCAAGCTGCAGCTCTCGGCACTGCAGCCGAACCGGATGAATCCCGGTCGTCACATGATCGCGGGCTCGACAACGCCTCCCCGGGTCACCTCGGCCAACATGTCGAGCGACGAATCGTCGTGGCAGATTCTCGGCGTGCGACTGGGACCGCTCGAAGACGCTGAACAGAAGCTGGCCGGCCACCCCTACCACGGCGGCATGGTGGTGACCGATGTGCGTCGCGACAGCCCCGCCTACCGCAACGGCATCCAGGAGGGGGACATCCTCGTCGGACTGCATGTCTGGGAAACCGTGAACGACGAGAACGTCCGCTACGTCATCAACCATCCGCAGCTGTTCACCTTCAGCCCGCTGAAGTTCTACATTCTGCGGCAGGGTGAGACCCTCTACGGTCACTTTCAGATCGCTTCCAACCGCAACTGA
- a CDS encoding tetratricopeptide repeat protein translates to MSRREKLEEMLKSSPEDAFLNYGLAMEEAREGNLEAALAQLQRVIELDADYVAAYFQQGQLLAQENRVDESRQRLTEGIAVAERVGDAHAAGEMREFLAALPQ, encoded by the coding sequence GTGTCACGTCGTGAAAAACTCGAGGAAATGCTCAAGTCCAGCCCCGAGGACGCGTTCCTCAATTACGGTCTCGCCATGGAAGAGGCCCGCGAGGGAAATCTCGAAGCGGCGCTTGCGCAGCTGCAGCGGGTCATCGAGCTGGATGCCGACTACGTCGCGGCGTACTTCCAGCAGGGGCAGCTGCTCGCGCAGGAGAATCGCGTCGACGAGTCGCGCCAGCGGCTGACGGAGGGAATCGCCGTCGCCGAGCGCGTCGGAGATGCGCATGCTGCCGGAGAAATGCGGGAGTTTCTGGCAGCACTCCCGCAGTGA
- a CDS encoding thiamine-phosphate kinase, protein MKRHERVSGNELELIEWIRQRTPSHQQMPIGLGDDTALVRCGDGTTLVTTDTLTEGRHFTVPPATPAEIGRKALAVNLSDIAAMAGQPTFAFITLVLPQQRGLSFARELMDGLIATAEEFSVVVAGGDTNVWDGPLVIGVTLMGEPTGSGPVQRSGAVPGDWIMVTGRLGGSLPSGRHLTFTPRVVEAQTLHAACELHAMIDLSDGISTDLGHILDESKIGATIRAAHVPVSPSVPQDLPAEERVQHALNDGEDFELLFTVSPEVGASLLASPPLALPISHIGEITTDSERQLQLPDGRLVPLQAGGWEHCFADPAPE, encoded by the coding sequence GTGAAGCGACACGAACGAGTGAGCGGCAACGAACTGGAACTGATCGAGTGGATCCGGCAGCGCACGCCATCGCACCAGCAGATGCCGATCGGCCTGGGTGACGACACCGCTCTGGTCCGCTGTGGTGACGGCACCACCCTGGTGACGACCGACACGCTGACCGAGGGCCGGCACTTCACGGTCCCTCCGGCCACTCCCGCAGAGATCGGGCGCAAGGCTCTGGCGGTCAATCTGAGCGACATCGCCGCCATGGCCGGTCAGCCGACGTTCGCTTTCATCACGCTCGTCCTGCCGCAGCAGCGGGGACTCTCGTTCGCCAGGGAACTGATGGACGGTCTGATTGCGACCGCCGAAGAGTTCTCGGTCGTCGTCGCTGGCGGCGACACGAACGTGTGGGACGGGCCGCTGGTGATCGGAGTGACGTTGATGGGAGAACCGACCGGTAGCGGTCCGGTCCAGCGCAGCGGTGCCGTCCCCGGCGACTGGATCATGGTCACCGGCCGATTGGGCGGCTCGCTTCCCTCCGGACGTCACCTGACGTTCACGCCGCGGGTCGTCGAGGCTCAGACACTGCATGCCGCGTGTGAACTGCATGCGATGATCGACCTCAGCGACGGCATTTCGACCGATCTGGGGCACATTCTGGACGAGAGCAAGATTGGCGCAACGATCCGGGCTGCCCACGTCCCCGTGAGCCCGTCGGTCCCGCAGGATCTTCCCGCCGAGGAGCGGGTCCAGCACGCGCTGAATGACGGCGAAGATTTCGAGCTGCTGTTCACAGTCTCGCCGGAGGTGGGAGCGTCGCTGCTGGCTTCGCCACCGCTTGCGCTGCCGATCAGCCATATCGGGGAAATCACTACGGATAGCGAGCGGCAGCTGCAGCTTCCGGACGGCCGTCTGGTTCCCCTGCAGGCGGGTGGCTGGGAGCATTGCTTTGCTGATCCGGCCCCGGAATGA